Proteins co-encoded in one Bacillus paramycoides genomic window:
- a CDS encoding LCP family protein, giving the protein MENTSSSREKKNKRKYKKTMIISVLLVVLLFGGVGYGTYIYMKTSNLVQKSSLNLARGEKSNLRENAVKPITNNVSLLIMGIDENQERQKEYNGAFHTDALLLATFNKDDKTVKLTSIPRDTYTYVPVEKKKDKITHAYGSGFVKNGKDGGPQASVEAVEKLLQVPVDYFVKFNFNAFTKIVDGLDGIEVDVPVEVKEQNSKDEPDAIHLKKGLQKLTGEEALALARTRHIDSDAMRAQRQQLVIEAILSKLKSVGSITKLEKIVEAVDGDFKTNLVMDDILSFYKYGLNGSVEKIQLAGDDLYLPNGPNGQRVYYYNPNKKDLQSLSNTLRTHLGLSEKQIEEN; this is encoded by the coding sequence ATGGAGAATACCTCTTCTTCAAGAGAAAAGAAAAATAAAAGAAAATATAAGAAGACAATGATAATCAGTGTACTGTTAGTAGTATTACTATTTGGCGGAGTTGGATATGGTACTTATATATATATGAAAACTTCTAATCTCGTACAAAAATCTAGTTTGAATTTAGCACGTGGTGAAAAATCAAATTTGCGTGAAAACGCTGTAAAGCCGATTACAAATAATGTTTCACTTTTAATTATGGGCATTGATGAAAATCAAGAGCGACAAAAGGAGTATAATGGTGCATTTCATACAGATGCGCTACTGTTAGCTACTTTTAATAAAGATGATAAGACAGTGAAATTAACGAGTATACCACGTGATACATACACATATGTTCCAGTTGAAAAGAAAAAAGATAAAATAACGCATGCGTATGGAAGTGGTTTCGTTAAAAATGGTAAAGATGGAGGGCCACAAGCTTCAGTGGAAGCGGTAGAAAAATTGTTACAAGTGCCTGTTGATTATTTTGTGAAGTTTAATTTTAATGCATTTACTAAAATTGTTGATGGATTAGATGGGATTGAAGTAGATGTCCCAGTTGAAGTTAAGGAGCAAAATAGTAAAGATGAACCTGACGCGATTCATTTGAAAAAAGGACTACAAAAATTAACAGGGGAAGAAGCGCTTGCACTGGCAAGAACGCGTCATATTGATAGTGATGCAATGAGAGCACAGCGTCAACAGCTTGTTATTGAGGCGATTTTAAGTAAATTAAAAAGTGTAGGCTCAATTACGAAGCTAGAAAAAATAGTTGAGGCGGTTGACGGCGATTTTAAGACAAACTTAGTAATGGATGATATTTTATCTTTTTATAAATACGGCTTAAACGGTTCAGTTGAAAAAATACAATTAGCTGGTGATGATTTATATTTACCTAACGGTCCAAATGGGCAACGTGTATATTATTATAATCCTAATAAAAAAGATTTGCAGAGTTTGAGTAATACGCTTAGAACACATTTAGGATTAAGTGAAAAACAGATTGAGGAGAATTAA
- a CDS encoding anti-sigma factor → MDNEKLFDEKLKKRINEENVIVPPELNEKINRTLHNLPVKKKGYRVHMMAISAAVLTLSIVSMSEFSDQIFAQNGGVFEYVKKKAFSDYENEEEIKSNVNYPDKEEIHEKMLDSIDHFKNISGQFEEYSSSSRIATTYKYAIDTEQQRGISSKEDKLTKKRTIIYNEGKKKEFDDEKYTYKEMKWSPKERNYELLKLNPTERLLRKLGEKKRYDDEYVGFAKYSIQSEFADLLIRYKDWNYKETKYLGLDCYKIEGTINIEMPVSTSEDLRGKFEMVVEKNTGIMLKFLSFHEGMIQYSITTEWIQINKGLKENVFQKDSAKYEKLKSILDE, encoded by the coding sequence ATGGATAACGAAAAATTATTTGATGAGAAATTAAAAAAGAGAATAAACGAAGAGAATGTTATAGTACCGCCAGAGTTAAATGAAAAGATTAATCGTACACTACATAATCTCCCGGTAAAAAAGAAAGGTTACAGAGTTCATATGATGGCTATAAGTGCTGCGGTTCTAACACTTTCCATTGTGTCTATGTCGGAGTTTTCTGATCAAATTTTTGCTCAAAACGGCGGAGTATTTGAATATGTAAAGAAAAAGGCGTTTTCTGATTATGAAAATGAAGAAGAAATAAAATCGAACGTAAATTATCCAGATAAAGAAGAGATTCATGAAAAGATGCTGGATTCTATTGATCATTTTAAAAATATTTCAGGACAATTTGAGGAATATTCTAGCTCTTCAAGAATTGCTACAACATACAAATATGCGATTGATACGGAGCAACAAAGAGGTATCTCTTCGAAAGAAGATAAGCTAACGAAAAAACGAACAATTATATATAACGAGGGCAAGAAAAAAGAATTTGATGATGAGAAGTATACATACAAAGAGATGAAATGGAGCCCGAAAGAAAGAAACTATGAACTATTAAAATTAAATCCTACGGAAAGGTTATTGAGAAAATTAGGCGAGAAAAAAAGGTATGATGATGAATATGTTGGATTCGCGAAGTATAGTATTCAATCAGAATTTGCTGATTTGTTAATCCGATATAAAGATTGGAATTATAAAGAGACGAAGTATCTTGGACTTGATTGCTACAAAATAGAAGGGACAATAAATATAGAAATGCCTGTAAGTACATCTGAAGATTTAAGAGGGAAATTTGAAATGGTTGTAGAGAAAAATACAGGGATTATGCTAAAGTTCCTTAGTTTCCACGAAGGTATGATTCAATATTCGATTACGACTGAATGGATACAAATAAACAAAGGGTTGAAAGAGAATGTATTTCAAAAGGATAGCGCTAAGTATGAAAAATTGAAAAGTATATTAGATGAATAG
- a CDS encoding RNA polymerase sigma factor gives MKVIPLYKMIVKEETDVSLAKKGDHEAFMALIHTEKVKMYRIAKAMLRDETNIEDAIQATILKAYENIKKLKKEEFFQTWLIRILINECNNIIRSYKKIMIIEESDYNMSAYDQYEDIDLCNAIQSLHEELRAVTVLYYYEDMNQESIAKLLEIPKGTVKSRLSRAREQLQKRLKME, from the coding sequence GTGAAAGTAATCCCTTTGTATAAAATGATTGTAAAAGAAGAAACCGATGTTTCTTTAGCGAAAAAAGGTGATCATGAAGCGTTTATGGCGCTTATACATACAGAAAAAGTGAAGATGTATCGTATTGCAAAGGCTATGTTACGTGATGAGACAAATATAGAGGATGCGATACAGGCAACAATTTTAAAAGCCTATGAAAATATAAAAAAATTAAAGAAAGAAGAGTTTTTTCAAACTTGGTTAATTCGAATTTTGATAAATGAGTGTAACAATATTATTAGATCATACAAAAAAATAATGATAATAGAAGAAAGTGATTACAATATGAGTGCTTATGATCAGTATGAAGATATAGATTTGTGTAATGCGATTCAATCGTTACATGAAGAGTTAAGAGCTGTTACGGTGCTTTATTATTATGAAGATATGAATCAAGAGAGTATAGCGAAGCTTTTAGAAATACCAAAAGGAACAGTAAAATCGAGATTGTCACGTGCGAGGGAACAACTGCAAAAACGATTAAAGATGGAATAG
- a CDS encoding ABC transporter permease subunit yields MNKQLFLASLKETQKSIWSYATGAALYLWLLIWIFPSMVSAKGLNELISAMPDSVKKIVGMESPIQNVMDFLAGEYYSLLFIIILTIFCVTVATHLIARHVDKGAMAYLLATPVSRVRIAITQAAILILGLLIIVAVTYVAGIVGAEWFLEVNNLNKELFLKINVVGGLIFLVVSAYSFLFSCICNDERKALSYSASLTILFFVADMVGKLSDKLEWMRNISLFMLFRPKEIAEGAYNIWPVSIGLTAGALCIFIVAIVLFKKRDLPL; encoded by the coding sequence ATGAATAAGCAATTGTTTTTAGCTAGTTTGAAAGAAACACAAAAAAGTATTTGGAGTTATGCTACGGGTGCAGCTCTTTATTTATGGTTGTTAATTTGGATATTCCCTTCCATGGTATCAGCGAAAGGGTTAAATGAATTAATAAGTGCTATGCCTGATAGCGTGAAAAAAATTGTTGGTATGGAAAGTCCGATTCAAAACGTAATGGATTTTTTAGCTGGCGAATATTATAGTCTATTGTTTATTATCATATTAACAATTTTTTGTGTAACAGTTGCAACGCATTTAATTGCTCGTCATGTAGATAAGGGAGCGATGGCATACTTGCTGGCAACGCCTGTATCTAGAGTACGAATTGCAATTACGCAAGCGGCTATTCTTATATTAGGACTACTGATTATTGTAGCGGTTACGTATGTAGCAGGTATAGTAGGTGCAGAATGGTTTTTAGAAGTTAATAACTTAAATAAAGAATTATTCCTGAAGATAAACGTAGTCGGAGGGCTCATATTTTTAGTCGTTAGTGCTTATTCATTTTTATTTTCTTGTATATGTAACGATGAAAGAAAGGCACTTAGTTATTCAGCAAGTTTAACAATTTTATTTTTCGTAGCGGATATGGTAGGTAAATTAAGTGATAAGTTAGAGTGGATGAGAAATATATCATTATTTATGCTATTTCGTCCGAAAGAGATTGCTGAGGGAGCGTATAATATATGGCCAGTGAGTATAGGTTTAACTGCTGGAGCACTTTGTATTTTCATCGTAGCGATTGTATTGTTTAAGAAGAGGGATTTACCGTTGTAA
- a CDS encoding ABC transporter ATP-binding protein — MISVQNVTKQFSTGKGLFHITFDVKEGEVFGYLGPNGAGKSTTIRNLMGFIKPTAGKATIFGLDCWDEAAKIQREVGYLPGEISFIEGMNGLEFLKLMQGMRGLKDTKKRDKLIERLQFDVKTPIRKMSKGMKQKVGIVAAFMHDPEVLILDEPTSGLDPLMQQVFIDLILEEKQRGKTILMSSHIFTEIERTCDRVAIIKDGRLVTVENIHDLQSMRRQVIDVTVSSQEEIESLTQCNLQFEAVKGREASIIVQGNYQTVLQILSNYNVTALQTRAMDLEHLFMHYYDKKEGVKHE, encoded by the coding sequence ATGATTTCAGTTCAAAATGTCACAAAACAGTTTTCAACTGGAAAAGGTTTGTTTCATATTACATTTGATGTAAAAGAAGGGGAAGTATTTGGTTACTTAGGACCAAATGGTGCTGGGAAATCCACAACAATTCGTAATTTAATGGGATTTATAAAACCGACAGCTGGTAAAGCGACAATTTTTGGATTAGATTGCTGGGATGAAGCAGCGAAAATTCAAAGGGAAGTCGGTTATTTACCAGGCGAAATTTCTTTTATTGAAGGAATGAATGGATTAGAATTTTTAAAGTTAATGCAAGGAATGCGTGGCTTAAAGGATACGAAAAAACGAGATAAATTAATAGAACGTCTACAATTTGATGTGAAAACACCGATTCGAAAAATGTCTAAAGGAATGAAGCAAAAGGTAGGCATTGTTGCTGCTTTTATGCATGATCCAGAAGTGTTAATTTTAGATGAACCGACTTCAGGACTCGATCCACTTATGCAGCAAGTATTTATAGATTTAATATTGGAGGAAAAGCAAAGAGGGAAAACAATCCTTATGTCATCGCACATTTTTACTGAGATTGAGAGAACTTGCGACAGAGTGGCTATAATTAAAGATGGACGCCTTGTAACAGTTGAAAATATTCATGATTTACAAAGCATGAGACGACAGGTAATAGATGTAACCGTATCGTCGCAAGAAGAGATTGAATCTCTTACACAATGTAATTTACAATTTGAAGCGGTGAAAGGTAGAGAAGCATCGATTATCGTACAAGGAAACTATCAAACTGTTTTACAAATACTTTCAAACTATAATGTAACGGCACTTCAAACGAGAGCAATGGATTTAGAACATTTATTTATGCATTATTACGATAAGAAAGAAGGGGTAAAGCATGAATAA
- a CDS encoding TetR/AcrR family transcriptional regulator, translating into MYILIEVIALNGFEKVKEKKKRAIKEAAFLLFSERGFNEVKIEHIAKEANVSQVTIYNHFGSKDALFRELIQEFITSEFQYYKKLAEEKLPFHDMMQKMIVRKMNTGGLFQPDMLLQMMQRDEELREFIYNYQNEKILPWYLEILEQAQQKNEINPHLTKEMMLLYIQMFTKLGDEFGAQLLEGDREKHIQDIVTMFFYGLSVPEK; encoded by the coding sequence TTGTATATTTTAATTGAGGTGATTGCATTGAACGGCTTTGAAAAAGTGAAAGAAAAGAAAAAACGTGCCATAAAAGAGGCAGCCTTCTTATTATTTTCAGAACGTGGATTTAATGAAGTAAAAATAGAACATATTGCAAAAGAAGCAAATGTTTCTCAAGTTACCATTTATAATCATTTCGGAAGTAAAGACGCGTTATTTAGAGAACTTATACAAGAATTTATAACATCTGAATTTCAATATTATAAAAAACTTGCAGAGGAAAAATTACCTTTTCATGATATGATGCAAAAAATGATTGTACGAAAAATGAACACTGGTGGTTTATTTCAGCCCGATATGTTACTGCAAATGATGCAAAGAGATGAGGAGCTCCGAGAGTTTATTTATAATTATCAAAACGAAAAAATCCTGCCTTGGTATTTAGAAATATTAGAACAAGCACAGCAAAAAAATGAAATCAACCCTCATCTTACTAAAGAAATGATGTTGCTATACATTCAAATGTTTACTAAATTAGGTGATGAGTTCGGAGCACAGCTTCTTGAAGGAGATCGCGAAAAACATATACAAGATATCGTTACGATGTTCTTTTATGGACTGTCCGTCCCAGAAAAGTAA
- a CDS encoding oxidoreductase, with product MKKIGVGIVGFGFSSTIFHIPLLQTIEEYDIRAVLSSKEEVVKEALPNANVVSTIDELVKRADIDLVVITSPNTTHFPYVKEAILNGKHVVVEKPFVVSIEEGKELISLAEQHNVVLSVYHNRRFDNDFLTVKKLLEENRIGNLYTYEAHFDRFRPHVRDRWREKNLPGSGILYDLGSHLIDQALSLFGKPDAISADVIKQRPGAEIDDYFHVILHYGVKRITLHSSSYVKQAGPHFTLHGDKGSIVKYGMDSQEEQLKNGMKPGDNGYGVDVEENFAILETEEELVRIPTEVGCYDMYYKGVRDSIVNGEKPPVTAEEGLEVIRLIQLAIESSETGRVITIK from the coding sequence ATGAAAAAAATAGGTGTAGGGATTGTAGGATTTGGATTTTCTAGTACAATATTTCACATCCCATTATTACAAACGATAGAGGAATACGATATTCGTGCTGTATTATCTTCAAAAGAAGAGGTAGTAAAAGAAGCATTACCAAATGCTAACGTCGTTAGTACAATTGATGAATTGGTGAAGCGAGCTGATATTGACTTAGTGGTCATTACTTCACCGAATACAACTCATTTTCCATATGTAAAAGAAGCAATATTAAACGGTAAGCATGTTGTTGTAGAAAAACCATTTGTTGTTTCAATTGAAGAAGGAAAAGAGCTTATTTCATTAGCAGAGCAACATAATGTGGTATTAAGTGTATATCATAATCGTCGTTTTGATAATGATTTCTTAACGGTAAAGAAATTGTTAGAAGAAAATAGAATAGGAAATCTATACACATATGAAGCGCATTTTGATCGTTTCCGTCCACATGTACGCGACCGCTGGAGAGAAAAGAATTTACCAGGATCAGGAATATTATATGATTTAGGCTCGCATTTAATTGACCAAGCATTATCATTATTTGGGAAACCAGATGCGATAAGTGCAGATGTAATCAAACAACGACCAGGTGCAGAAATTGATGATTACTTCCATGTTATACTTCATTACGGTGTGAAACGTATCACTTTACATAGTAGTAGTTACGTAAAGCAAGCAGGTCCACACTTTACACTGCATGGAGATAAAGGTTCTATCGTGAAATACGGTATGGATTCACAGGAAGAACAATTAAAAAATGGAATGAAGCCAGGCGATAACGGTTATGGAGTAGACGTTGAAGAGAATTTTGCTATTCTAGAAACAGAAGAAGAGTTAGTACGTATTCCGACAGAAGTTGGCTGTTATGACATGTATTATAAAGGTGTAAGAGATAGCATTGTAAATGGCGAGAAACCACCTGTGACAGCAGAAGAAGGATTAGAAGTTATCAGGCTTATTCAATTAGCAATTGAAAGTAGTGAGACGGGTAGAGTTATCACTATAAAGTAA